In Arachis hypogaea cultivar Tifrunner chromosome 17, arahy.Tifrunner.gnm2.J5K5, whole genome shotgun sequence, a single window of DNA contains:
- the LOC112765683 gene encoding disease resistance protein RPM1: MATVAVDSLIMKLARLLNEEVTLLRDVRTKVEGVRDELCLIQAYLKDADAKADTADTSSHAVKVWVNKLRHASFLIEDAVDFYIIKLAPHPSQRRGMLCKFCLVITSVVPRHRIRSEIVNVTASIRKLYEDKQALGLTPSSEQNVAERIRYDLRMGSHFIRDDELVGVDYAKNLLTDWLIHGEARRTIISVVGEGGLGKTAIVRNLYNKHKEDFDCYAWITVSHSFKEEHLQTIIQTLYENDGKKYPVEGIREKEVDKCNLTQKLRDYLQGKSYMIVFDDVWEIHFWECMEFALPADTNIRSRIIITTRDRGIAEFCQRSAPVHIHELKPLPADDALKLFLLKTFQFDHHGCPQDLNDLSQRFVKRCKGVPLAIVVISGLLSTKKKTVSEWQKVYDSLRSKFSTDPHLRSFYLVLLESYHDLPYHLRLCLLYFGLFPQDYSVKCSTLIRLWVAEGFVNENEMFGDQTLEEAAEDYLAELIRRSLVKVSNVFVNGKVKSCRVHDLMHDFIIRKCEELNFCQVVSKQRFRFHEWTRRISIQNIDKSAFIGNDQSFVRVRSCISCGIEELSESVVKSLFSGFNLLVTLGLEDVPLDHLPEVVGNLLNLKYLSLRKTKIKIIPKSIGKLQKLQTLNLRDTQVLELPMEINKLVKLRHLLSYSFGSKEHRQHLLGFRLNGGIGGLTDLQTLAMVDTSTANGDGIIREMENMINMKKLGIVELSEVNGSSVCNAIKNMPNLCSLSIKAAENCGFLVLQAIVDPPANLQRLYLNGPLQRLPEWIPKLKHLIKLCLIGSRLAEDPLPKLEGLPELLELHLDHYCESEEVHFKCGWFEKLKELTLQRMNTVRTLKIDKGALPKLEVLRLGSCPQIIQGADAIQNLEALKNLYLIDMPIQFSYDIALNNSYDIDMPRQFANDISTPLKENTTLYISPPLLPPPQLTLPCLTPPRLPPRRGQVKVKVLQDLASTAIRFLSAA, encoded by the exons ATGGCAACAGTTGCGGTGGACAGCTTGATTATGAAGCTGGCGCGGTTACTGAATGAGGAAGTGACGCTGCTGAGAGATGTGCGGACGAAAGTTGAAGGAGTGAGAGACGAGCTGTGTTTGATCCAAGCTTACTTGAAGGATGCTGATGCCAAGGCAGATACTGCTGACACCTCCTCCCACGCCGTCAAGGTTTGGGTCAACAAACTCAGACATGCTTCCTTTCTTATCGAAGATGCCGTTGACTTTTACATCATCAAACTAGCACCTCACCCATCTCAAAG GCGTGGAATGCTGTGCAAGTTTTGTTTGGTGATAACAAGTGTGGTACCCAGGCACCGGATCAGATCTGAGATTGTGAACGTGACAGCGTCCATACGGAAGCTCTACGAAGATAAGCAGGCTCTTGGGCTCACTCCGTCATCAGAACAAAATGTGGCTGAACGAATACGCTATGACCTTCGAATGGGTTCCCATTTTATTAGGGATGATGAACTTGTGGGAGTTGATTATGCCAAGAATTTGCTCACTGATTGGCTCATACATGGAGAAGCCAGGCGCACCATCATCTCCGTCGTAGGCGAAGGGGGACTCG GGAAAACAGCAATTGTTAGGAATCTCTACAACAAACATAAGGAGGATTTTGATTGTTATGCTTGGATCACTGTGTCTCATTCCTTCAAAGAGGAACATTTGCAGACTATAATACAAACTTTGTATGAGAATGATGGTAAAAAGTATCCTGTGGAGGGAATCAGGGAAAAAGAGGTGGACAAGTGTAATTTGACACAAAAACTAAGAGACTACTTGCAAGGAAAGAGCTACATGATCGTGTTTGATGATGTGTGGGAAATACACTTTTGGGAATGCATGGAATTTGCTTTACCTGCTGATACCAACATCAGAAGCAGGATCATCATCACAACAAGGGACAGAGGAATAGCTGAATTTTGTCAACGTTCTGCTCCAGTTCATATCCATGAACTAAAACCATTGCCTGCTGATGATGCTTTGAAGCTTTTTCTTTTGAAGACATTTCAATTTGACCATCATGGTTGTCCTCAAGATCTGAATGATTTGTCTCAAAGATTTGTTAAGAGGTGCAAGGGAGTGCCACTTGCCATTGTAGTTATTTCGGGCCTCCTTTCAACTAAGAAGAAAACTGTATCTGAATGGCAAAAGGTATATGATAGCCTCCGCTCAAAATTCTCCACCGATCCTCATCTTAGAAGCTTCTATCTGGTCTTGCTAGAAAGTTATCATGATCTTCCTTACCATCTGAGGTTATGCCTTTTGTACTTTGGCCTTTTCCCCCAAGATTACTCCGTTAAGTGTTCAACGCTTATTCGCCTATGGGTAGCAGAGGGCTTTGTGAATGAAAATGAGATGTTTGGAGATCAAACACTTGAGGAAGCAGCAGAAGACTACTTAGCTGAGCTCATTCGTAGAAGCTTGGTTAAAGTCTCCAATGTGTTTGTCAATGGCAAGGTTAAAAGTTGCAGGGTCCATGATTTGATGCATGATTTTATTATCAGAAAGTGTGAGGAGTTAAACTTTTGCCAAGTGGTGAGCAAACAACGGTTCAGATTTCATGAATGGACGAGGCGTATATCAATCCAGAATATTGACAAAAGTGCTTTTATTGGAAATGATCAAAGTTTTGTTCGGGTGCGATCCTGTATTAGTTGTGGCATTGAAGAACTTTCAGAATCTGTGGTAAAATCTTTGTTCTCCGGTTTCAATCTCTTGGTGACATTAGGCCTTGAAGATGTTCCACTTGATCATCTTCCTGAAGTTGTAGGAAACTTATTGAATTTGAAGTATTTGAGCTTAAGGAAGACGAAAATCAAGATAATTCCCAAGTCCATTGGCAAGCTTCAAAAGCTACAAACTCTAAACCTTAGAGATACACAAGTACTAGAGCTACCTATGGAAATCAATAAGCTTGTTAAGCTGCGACATCTTTTATCTTATTCCTTCGGTTCCAAAGAACATCGGCAACATTTATTAGGCTTCAGGTTGAATGGAGGGATTGGGGGTTTAACAGATTTGCAGACTCTTGCGATGGTGGATACAAGCACAGCTAATGGGGATGGAATTATTCGAGAAATGGAGAATATGATCAATATGAAGAAGTTGGGCATTGTTGAGTTAAGTGAAGTCAATGGAAGTAGTGTTTGCAATGCCATAAAGAACATGCCCAATCTTTGCTCTCTATCCATCAAGGCAGCCGAAAACTGTGGATTTCTTGTGCTGCAAGCAATAGTTGATCCTCCTGCTAACCTGCAACGTCTTTACCTGAATGGGCCTCTGCAGAGATTGCCAGAATGGATTCCGAAGCTTAAGCATCTTATTAAGTTATGCTTGATAGGGTCAAGGCTAGCTGAAGATCCATTGCCTAAACTTGAAGGCCTGCCAGAATTGCTGGAACTCCATCTTGATCACTATTGTGAGAGTGAAGAGGTACATTTTAAATGCGGCTGGTTTGAGAAATTAAAGGAGTTAACCTTGCAGAGGATGAATACCGTGAGGACTTTAAAGATAGATAAAGGGGCACTGCCTAAGCTTGAAGTTTTGCGGCTGGGGTCATGCCCTCAAATAATACAAGGGGCGGATGCTATTCAAAATTTGGAAGCTCTTAAGAATCTTTACCTCATTGACATGCCAATACAATTTTCATATGATATTGCTCTTAATAATTCTTACGACATTGACATGCCAAGACAATTTGCAAATGATATTTCTACCccattaaaggaaaacacaacacTGTATATTTCTCCACCTTTGCTCCCTCCCCCGCAACTTACTCTGCCGTGCCTTACTCCGCCGCGCCTTCCTCCCAGGAGGGGACAAGTAAAAGTTAAGGTTTTACAAGATTTGGCATCCACAGCTATCAGATTTCTTTCGGCTGCCTAA
- the LOC112767207 gene encoding probable amino acid permease 7, whose amino-acid sequence MGLAAEPASSNDDKTPLLLSHPLKRTGTVWTAVAHIVTGVIGSGVLSLAWSIGQLGWIAGPFSILIIASFTLISSFLLSNTYRSPHPQFGPHRSASYLDAVHSHLGLKNGRLCGLLVNISLYGFGIAYVITSAISIRTILVSICYHTNEEEVACEFVDAYYMLIFGAIQVVLSQIPNFHNIEWLSVVAAIMSFAYSFIGMALSILQIKEKGYVEGSIEGIRSRSRTEKLWLVAQALGDISYSYPFSTILLEIQDTLKSPPPENQTMKKASVISVAITTFFYLGCGGAGYAAFGNDTPGNLLTGFGSSKYYWLVNFANVCIVVHLVGAYQVYSQPLFAIVENWFRFQYPDNEFVNHSYFLKLPFLPDFELNFLRLSFRTAYVASTTVIALMFPYFNQILGVLGSLIFWPLTIYFPVEMYLGLSNTEAWSAKWIMLRSLSILGFVFGLFTLIGSIQGIVTQKLS is encoded by the exons ATGGGGTTAGCAGCAGAACCAGCTTCAAGTAATGATGACAAgacaccattgttgctctctcaCCCTCTCAAAAGAACAG GGACGGTGTGGACGGCGGTGGCGCACATAGTGACAGGAGTGATAGGATCAGGAGTGCTGTCTCTGGCATGGAGCATTGGACAGCTTGGATGGATTGCAGGGCCATTCTCCATTCTCATCATTGCCTCATTCACTCtcatttcttctttccttctttccaaCACTTACCGTTCTCCACATCCTCAATTTGGACCTCACCGTAGTGCCTCTTACCTTGATGCTGTTCATTCTCATCTAG GACTAAAGAATGGACGGTTATGTGGCCTTCTTGTGAATATAAGCTTATATGGTTTTGGAATTGCTTATGTTATTACATCAGCTATCAGCATAAG AACAATCTTGGTTTCAATTTGTTACCATACcaatgaagaagaagtagcatGTGAGTTTGTAGATGCATATTATATGCTGATTTTTGGGGCTATACAAGTTGTACTCTCACAGATACCAAACTTCCATAACATTGAATGGCTTTCGGTTGTTGCTGCAATCATGTCATTTGCTTATTCTTTCATAGGAATGGCCCTTTCCATTCTGCAAATCAAAG AAAAAGGTTATGTTGAAGGTAgcattgaaggaatcagaagcAGGAGTAGAACTGAAAAGTTATGGCTTGTTGCTCAAGCACTTGGTGACATATCATATTCCTATCCATTCTCAACAATTCTCTTGGAAATTCAG GATACTCTAAAGTCACCTCCACCGGAAAACCAAACTATGAAGAAGGCCTCTGTGATATCGGTGGCGATCACAACGTTCTTCTACCTTGGCTGTGGAGGAGCTGGATATGCAGCTTTTGGTAATGATACACCAGGAAACCTCTTAACAGGTTTTGGATCCTCCAAGTATTATTGGCTTGTTAACTTTGCCAATGTTTGTATTGTGGTTCACCTTGTTGGTGCATATCAG GTGTATAGTCAGCCACTTTTTGCCATTGTTGAGAATTGGTTCCGCTTTCAATACCCGGATAATGAATTTGTGAATCACTCATATTTCTTGAAACTGCCATTTTTACCGGATTTTGAACTGAATTTTCTGAGGCTGTCTTTCCGAACCGCTTACGTGGCATCAACCACGGTGATTGCATTGATGTTCCCTTACTTCAACCAGATTTTGGGAGTACTAGGAAGCTTAATCTTTTGGCCATTAACCATATATTTTCCAGTGGAAATGTACTTAGGTCTGTCTAATACTGAAGCATGGAGTGCTAAGTGGATCATGCTTCGGAGTTTAAGCATTTTAGgctttgtttttggtttgtttACTCTCATTGGTTCCATTCAGGGAATAGTAACTCAAAAATTAAGCTGA